The proteins below are encoded in one region of Amycolatopsis magusensis:
- a CDS encoding MBL fold metallo-hydrolase — translation MNVVDTYTGHVEPGGDATRRTLPKLTITKLSVGPMDNNAYLLICRSSGEALLIDAAADPERISDLIGHGPDRPALRTVVTTHQHADHWQALGAVAGANGSNTAAHPADADPLPVPPDFLVEHGDTLTVGENVLEVIHLRGHTPGSIALLYRDPTGPPHLFTGDSLFPGGVGKTGSPEEFTSLLDDVSSRVFDVLPDETWFYPGHGDDSTLGEQRPHLAEWRARGW, via the coding sequence GTGAACGTCGTGGACACCTACACCGGCCATGTCGAACCGGGCGGCGACGCCACCCGGCGGACCCTGCCGAAGCTGACCATCACCAAGCTGTCGGTCGGGCCGATGGACAACAACGCTTACCTGCTGATCTGCCGGTCCAGCGGCGAGGCCCTGCTGATCGACGCGGCGGCCGATCCGGAGCGCATTTCGGATCTGATCGGCCACGGTCCGGACCGCCCGGCGTTACGCACCGTGGTCACCACGCACCAGCACGCGGACCACTGGCAGGCACTGGGCGCGGTGGCCGGGGCGAACGGCTCGAACACCGCCGCCCACCCCGCCGATGCCGACCCGCTACCCGTCCCGCCCGACTTCCTCGTCGAACACGGCGACACCTTGACGGTCGGCGAGAATGTGCTCGAAGTCATCCACCTGCGGGGCCACACCCCGGGCTCCATCGCCCTGCTCTACCGGGACCCCACCGGCCCCCCACACCTCTTCACCGGCGATTCCCTGTTCCCTGGAGGCGTCGGCAAGACCGGCTCACCGGAAGAGTTCACTTCTCTGCTCGACGATGTGTCGTCGCGCGTTTTCGATGTACTGCCGGACGAGACCTGGTTCTACCCAGGCCACGGGGACGACTCGACGCTCGGAGAGCAGCGCCCGCACCTGGCGGAGTGGCGCGCCCGCGGCTGGTGA
- a CDS encoding type II toxin-antitoxin system Phd/YefM family antitoxin — MKVITQREFRNNSAAVMDAVEAGEVYHVTRNGVEVAELRPVPRRRRLTAEELVERHRRLPTVEAAQMRREADEFFGTDDRVDSDDVWEQSRG, encoded by the coding sequence ATGAAGGTGATCACCCAGCGCGAGTTCCGCAACAACTCCGCTGCCGTCATGGACGCCGTCGAGGCCGGCGAGGTCTACCACGTCACTCGCAACGGCGTCGAAGTGGCTGAGCTGCGGCCGGTACCGCGTAGGCGTCGCCTTACTGCCGAGGAGTTGGTGGAGCGGCATCGGAGGCTGCCCACGGTCGAGGCTGCTCAGATGCGCCGAGAGGCCGACGAGTTCTTCGGCACCGACGATCGGGTGGATTCCGATGACGTGTGGGAGCAGTCTCGTGGCTGA
- a CDS encoding SRPBCC domain-containing protein — protein sequence MTGTTITAQPGTPFIEVVREFDAPPQLLFRASTDPELLARWMGPREVEIRVLEFDARPGGRYRYVHTDNEGDYYFNGVFHTVVPNQQIVQTFEYEGWPGSVSLESSTFEDLGGRTRLRNRSVFPSVEARDTAVESGMEYGIRDSMDRLAALVGPARGLVVVDISMSLDGYVTGPNPDTEHGLGIGGDDLHLWAMGARSGKRDKEVLDAAYERSGAVIMGRRLFDFIDGPTGWSEEVGYGAERDQSDAPPVFVITHSVPEKVRLSGRRFNFVTDGLESALEQAHAVAGGKDVVIMGGGETCGAFLQAGLVDELVLHLAPVVLGGGTPLFAPDAPVRLDRVASVSTPAAEHLTYRVRRTS from the coding sequence ATGACCGGCACGACGATCACCGCCCAGCCCGGCACCCCGTTCATCGAGGTGGTGCGCGAGTTCGACGCGCCGCCGCAGCTGCTGTTCCGCGCTTCGACCGACCCGGAACTGCTGGCGCGGTGGATGGGACCGCGCGAGGTCGAGATTCGGGTGCTCGAGTTCGACGCGCGCCCGGGAGGGCGCTACCGCTACGTGCACACCGACAACGAGGGCGACTACTACTTCAACGGGGTCTTCCACACGGTGGTGCCGAACCAGCAGATTGTTCAAACCTTCGAGTACGAAGGGTGGCCCGGCAGCGTCAGCCTCGAGTCCTCCACCTTCGAGGACCTCGGGGGCCGCACCCGGTTGCGCAACCGCAGCGTCTTCCCGAGTGTGGAGGCCCGCGACACCGCGGTGGAGAGCGGGATGGAGTACGGCATCCGCGATTCGATGGACCGCCTGGCGGCGCTGGTCGGCCCGGCCAGAGGGCTGGTGGTCGTGGACATCTCGATGTCGCTGGACGGCTACGTCACCGGGCCGAACCCGGACACCGAGCACGGCCTCGGCATCGGCGGCGACGACCTGCACCTCTGGGCGATGGGGGCGCGCTCGGGCAAGCGGGACAAGGAGGTGCTCGACGCCGCCTACGAGCGGTCCGGCGCGGTGATCATGGGACGGCGGCTGTTCGACTTCATCGACGGCCCGACCGGCTGGAGCGAGGAGGTCGGCTACGGCGCGGAGCGTGACCAGAGCGACGCCCCGCCGGTCTTCGTGATCACCCATTCGGTGCCCGAGAAGGTGCGGTTGTCGGGCCGCCGGTTCAACTTCGTCACCGACGGCCTGGAAAGCGCGCTCGAGCAGGCACACGCCGTCGCGGGCGGCAAGGACGTGGTGATCATGGGCGGCGGGGAGACCTGCGGCGCGTTCTTGCAGGCTGGGCTGGTGGACGAGCTGGTGCTGCACCTCGCGCCGGTGGTGCTCGGCGGGGGCACGCCACTGTTCGCGCCGGACGCGCCGGTGCGGCTCGACCGTGTCGCCTCCGTGTCGACCCCGGCGGCCGAGCATCTGACCTATCGTGTGCGCAGGACTTCCTGA
- a CDS encoding type II toxin-antitoxin system VapC family toxin — MGVLDTCTYIDLGLLDPAALPKIPELTAVTMAELHQGVAMAKDAAVRATRTEKLGAAIVDFVPLPFDGEAAARYGTLVALVLSAKRDPRPRRMDLMIAAIASSRGLPLYTRNADDLIGLGNMVEVVAV; from the coding sequence ATGGGCGTGCTCGACACCTGTACTTATATCGACCTCGGCCTGCTTGACCCTGCTGCACTGCCCAAGATCCCGGAACTCACCGCGGTCACCATGGCTGAGCTGCATCAGGGCGTGGCGATGGCAAAGGACGCCGCCGTCCGTGCGACGCGCACCGAAAAACTCGGCGCCGCCATCGTCGACTTCGTGCCACTGCCGTTCGACGGTGAGGCGGCCGCCCGCTACGGGACATTGGTGGCGCTGGTCCTCTCGGCGAAGCGAGACCCCCGGCCTCGCCGGATGGATCTGATGATCGCCGCCATCGCGTCTTCGCGTGGACTGCCGCTGTACACCCGCAACGCAGACGACTTAATAGGACTGGGCAACATGGTCGAAGTCGTTGCTGTGTGA
- the uvrA gene encoding excinuclease ABC subunit UvrA produces the protein MADRLVVRGAREHNLRGVDIDLPRDSLIVFTGLSGSGKSSLAFDTIFAEGQRRYVESLSAYARQFLGQMDKPDVDFIEGLSPAVSIDQKSTSRNPRSTVGTITEVYDYLRLLYARAGKPHCPKCGEPISKQTPQQIVDQVLEMEQGTRFQVLAPVVRGRKGEYVDLFANLQQQGYSRVRVDGAVHSLTDPPKLKKQEKHEIGVVIDRLTVKTGSKQRLTDSIETALRLADGLVELEFVDLPENDTHRIRGFSEHLACPNGHPLAVEDFEPRSFSFNSPYGACPECTGIGIRKEVDPELVVPDDELSLGEGAVAPWAGGQSAEYFLRLLESLAETIGFRMDTPWRRLPARAQKAVLHGVDEQVHVRYRNRYGRQRSYYANFEGVIPFLERRQEQTESEYMRERYEGYMREVPCPTCQGTRLKPEILAVTLEHRTHGPRSIAEVCALSVDEASEFLNGLSLGKREAMIAGAVLKEIQARLQFLLDVGLDYLSLDRASGTLSGGEAQRIRLATQIGSGLVGVLYVLDEPSIGLHQRDNHRLIETLTRLRDLGNTLIVVEHDEDTIRSSDWVVDIGPGAGEHGGHIVHSGPYKKLLKNKQSLTGDYLSKRREIAVPEIRRPIDRKRQLTVVGAREHNLRGLEVSFPLGCLVSVTGVSGSGKSTLVNDILATVLANKLNGARQVPGRHTRIKGLDNVDKLVRVDQSPIGRTPRSNPATYTGVWDHVRKLFAATTEAKVRGYQPGRFSFNVKGGRCEACAGDGTIKIEMNFLPDVYVPCEVCKGARYNRETLEVHYKGKTVSDVLDMPIEEAAEFFEPIKAIHRHLATLVDVGLGYVRLGQPAPTLSGGEAQRVKLASELQKRSTGKTVYILDEPTTGLHFEDIRKLLGVINGLVDKGNSVIVIEHNLDVIKTSDWLIDMGPEGGSGGGTVVAEGTPEQVAETEGSYTGEFLREILPIG, from the coding sequence GTGGCAGATCGCCTCGTTGTTCGCGGTGCCCGTGAGCACAACCTCCGCGGTGTCGACATCGACCTCCCGCGGGACAGCTTGATCGTGTTCACCGGCCTGTCCGGTTCGGGCAAGTCCAGCCTTGCCTTCGACACGATCTTCGCCGAGGGCCAGCGGCGTTACGTTGAGTCACTCTCGGCCTACGCCCGGCAGTTCCTCGGCCAGATGGACAAGCCCGACGTCGACTTCATCGAGGGCCTCTCGCCCGCGGTGTCGATCGACCAGAAGTCCACCTCGCGCAACCCGCGCTCGACGGTGGGCACCATCACCGAGGTCTACGACTACCTCCGCCTGCTCTACGCCCGCGCCGGCAAGCCCCACTGCCCCAAGTGCGGCGAGCCGATCAGCAAGCAGACCCCGCAGCAGATCGTCGACCAGGTCCTCGAGATGGAGCAGGGCACCCGCTTCCAGGTGCTCGCGCCGGTGGTCCGCGGCCGCAAGGGCGAGTACGTCGACCTCTTCGCCAACCTGCAGCAGCAGGGCTACTCGCGGGTGCGGGTGGACGGCGCGGTGCACTCGCTGACCGACCCGCCGAAGCTGAAGAAGCAGGAAAAGCACGAGATCGGCGTGGTGATCGACCGGCTCACCGTGAAGACCGGCTCGAAGCAGCGCCTCACCGACTCCATCGAGACCGCGCTGCGCCTGGCCGACGGCCTGGTCGAGCTCGAGTTCGTCGACCTGCCCGAGAACGACACGCACCGCATCCGCGGCTTCTCCGAGCACCTCGCCTGCCCCAACGGCCACCCGCTGGCCGTGGAGGACTTCGAGCCGCGCTCGTTCTCCTTCAACTCGCCCTACGGCGCCTGCCCCGAGTGCACCGGTATCGGCATCCGCAAGGAGGTCGACCCGGAACTGGTGGTGCCGGACGACGAACTCTCACTCGGCGAGGGCGCGGTGGCGCCGTGGGCCGGTGGCCAGAGCGCCGAGTACTTCCTGCGGCTGCTCGAATCCCTCGCCGAGACCATCGGCTTCCGGATGGACACGCCGTGGCGGCGGCTGCCCGCGCGGGCGCAGAAGGCCGTGCTGCACGGCGTCGACGAGCAGGTGCACGTCCGCTACCGCAACCGCTACGGCCGCCAGCGCTCCTACTACGCCAACTTCGAGGGCGTCATCCCGTTCCTCGAGCGCCGCCAGGAGCAGACCGAGTCCGAGTACATGCGCGAGCGGTACGAGGGCTACATGCGCGAGGTCCCGTGCCCCACCTGCCAGGGCACACGGCTCAAGCCGGAGATCCTCGCGGTCACCCTGGAGCACCGCACGCACGGGCCCCGCTCGATCGCCGAGGTCTGCGCGCTTTCGGTGGACGAGGCTTCGGAGTTCCTCAACGGCCTGTCGCTGGGCAAGCGCGAGGCGATGATCGCCGGTGCCGTGCTGAAGGAGATCCAGGCGCGGCTGCAGTTCCTGCTCGACGTCGGCCTCGACTACCTCTCGCTCGACCGCGCCTCCGGCACGCTCTCCGGCGGTGAGGCGCAGCGCATCCGGCTGGCCACGCAGATCGGCTCCGGCCTGGTCGGCGTGCTGTACGTGCTGGACGAGCCGTCCATCGGCCTGCACCAGCGCGACAACCACCGGCTGATCGAGACGCTGACCCGGCTGCGTGACCTCGGCAACACGCTGATCGTGGTCGAGCACGACGAGGACACCATCCGCTCCAGCGACTGGGTGGTCGACATCGGTCCCGGCGCCGGCGAGCACGGCGGGCACATCGTCCACAGTGGACCGTACAAGAAGCTGCTGAAGAACAAGCAGTCGCTGACCGGGGACTACCTGTCCAAGCGCCGGGAGATCGCGGTGCCGGAGATCCGGCGCCCGATCGACCGCAAGCGCCAGCTGACCGTGGTCGGCGCGCGCGAGCACAACCTGCGCGGGCTCGAGGTCTCCTTCCCGCTGGGCTGCCTGGTCTCGGTCACCGGCGTCTCCGGCTCCGGCAAGTCCACCCTGGTCAACGACATCCTGGCCACGGTGCTGGCGAACAAGCTCAACGGCGCCCGCCAGGTGCCGGGCCGGCACACCCGGATCAAGGGCCTGGACAACGTGGACAAGCTGGTCCGCGTCGACCAGTCGCCGATCGGGCGCACCCCGCGGTCGAACCCGGCCACCTACACCGGTGTGTGGGACCACGTGCGCAAGCTGTTCGCGGCCACCACCGAGGCCAAGGTCCGCGGTTACCAGCCGGGCCGGTTCTCCTTCAACGTCAAGGGCGGGCGCTGCGAGGCGTGCGCGGGCGACGGCACGATCAAGATCGAGATGAACTTCCTGCCGGACGTCTACGTGCCGTGCGAGGTGTGCAAGGGCGCGCGGTACAACCGCGAGACGCTCGAGGTGCACTACAAGGGGAAGACCGTCTCGGACGTGCTGGACATGCCGATCGAGGAGGCCGCCGAGTTCTTCGAGCCGATCAAGGCGATCCACCGGCACCTGGCGACCCTGGTCGACGTCGGCCTCGGGTACGTCCGGCTCGGCCAGCCCGCGCCGACGCTGTCCGGCGGTGAGGCGCAGCGGGTCAAGCTGGCCAGCGAGCTGCAGAAGCGCTCGACCGGCAAGACGGTCTACATCCTCGATGAGCCGACCACCGGGCTGCACTTCGAGGACATCCGCAAGCTGCTCGGCGTGATCAACGGCCTGGTGGACAAGGGCAACTCGGTGATCGTGATCGAGCACAACCTGGACGTGATCAAGACCTCCGACTGGCTGATCGACATGGGTCCCGAGGGCGGTTCCGGTGGTGGCACGGTGGTCGCGGAGGGCACGCCCGAGCAGGTGGCCGAGACCGAAGGCAGCTACACGGGCGAGTTCCTCCGGGAAATCCTGCCGATCGGCTGA
- a CDS encoding alpha/beta fold hydrolase, with the protein MGRIGHFTTVEGRARYFAAYDEAMRECPPERTELDVPSRYGTVRVYRYGSAGGAPIVLLHGSHASSAMWAPNLPGLIAERTVYTVDTLGEPGRSVQTLPMRDGAERAGALEDVFEELGLEGFHLAGLSAGGWQTLNQARHFPGRLASIALFDPANTLGKLTKRFFAGATIAHLWPGDAMMRRFLRWCSGNPPSMDVPAAKVLLAGMSEFRTGLPPLAYPDDGVLRSIRLPVFALIGGRSVVHDPEVAAERARELFPRAEVELWPEATHALVGEQPERTVERLLGFVADKG; encoded by the coding sequence ATGGGGAGAATCGGTCATTTCACCACGGTCGAGGGGCGTGCCCGCTACTTCGCGGCGTATGACGAGGCGATGCGGGAGTGCCCGCCGGAGCGCACGGAACTGGACGTGCCGAGCCGGTACGGCACGGTGCGCGTCTACCGCTACGGCTCGGCGGGCGGCGCGCCCATCGTGCTGTTGCACGGGTCGCACGCGAGTTCGGCGATGTGGGCACCCAATCTTCCCGGCCTCATCGCCGAGCGCACCGTCTACACCGTGGACACGCTCGGCGAGCCGGGGCGCAGCGTGCAGACCTTGCCGATGCGCGACGGCGCCGAGCGCGCCGGGGCGCTGGAGGACGTGTTCGAGGAACTGGGGCTGGAAGGTTTCCACCTCGCGGGGTTGTCCGCCGGTGGCTGGCAGACGCTGAACCAGGCGCGGCACTTCCCCGGCAGGCTCGCCTCGATCGCGTTGTTCGACCCGGCGAACACCCTCGGCAAGCTGACCAAGCGCTTCTTCGCCGGGGCGACCATCGCCCACCTCTGGCCGGGTGACGCGATGATGAGGCGGTTCCTGCGCTGGTGCTCGGGCAATCCGCCGTCGATGGACGTGCCCGCGGCGAAGGTGCTGCTCGCCGGGATGAGCGAGTTCCGGACCGGGCTGCCGCCTCTCGCTTATCCGGACGACGGTGTGCTGAGGTCGATCCGGCTACCGGTTTTCGCCTTGATCGGCGGCCGGAGCGTGGTGCACGACCCGGAGGTGGCGGCCGAGCGGGCGCGTGAGTTGTTCCCGCGGGCCGAGGTGGAGTTGTGGCCGGAGGCGACGCACGCGCTGGTGGGGGAGCAGCCGGAGCGGACGGTCGAGCGGCTGCTGGGATTCGTGGCGGACAAAGGCTGA
- a CDS encoding DNA polymerase domain-containing protein produces MAADEERDGVPLTNLDQPLFDESGATKRDLVDYLDAVSDRIIPGLRGRPLSVVRVLRGRAPFMQKNVPKNTPEWVKTVALWADSSKREVSYALCDDRPTLLWFANQRAVEYHPTLSLAEERVHPTHLVLDLDPPAGDHFDVVVRAAFLVREALANDGLRGVVKTSGSKGVHIFVPLAPAQPIDDVAAATRAVAARAERLDPVLATTAFIREDREGKVFLDSTRSGGATVVAAYSPRLRPGTPVSFPVAWDDLDRVKPADFTVHTALSLLGESDPWATQMPEPQHLPADLVEEGHTIPIARVQAMHEGKRRARARRE; encoded by the coding sequence ATGGCTGCGGACGAAGAGCGCGACGGGGTGCCGCTGACCAACCTGGATCAGCCGCTGTTCGACGAGTCGGGGGCGACCAAACGGGACCTCGTCGACTACCTCGACGCCGTCTCGGACCGGATAATCCCCGGGTTGCGCGGCAGGCCGCTGTCGGTGGTGCGCGTGCTGCGCGGCCGGGCGCCGTTCATGCAGAAGAACGTCCCGAAGAACACGCCGGAGTGGGTGAAGACCGTGGCGCTGTGGGCGGACAGTTCGAAGCGCGAGGTCTCCTACGCGCTCTGCGATGACCGGCCCACCCTGCTGTGGTTCGCCAACCAGCGGGCGGTCGAGTACCACCCGACGCTCAGCCTCGCCGAGGAGCGCGTGCACCCGACGCACCTCGTGCTCGACCTGGACCCGCCCGCCGGCGACCACTTCGACGTGGTGGTGCGGGCGGCGTTCCTGGTCCGCGAAGCGCTGGCGAACGACGGCCTGCGGGGTGTGGTGAAAACCAGCGGCTCGAAGGGCGTGCACATCTTCGTCCCGCTCGCGCCCGCCCAACCCATCGACGACGTCGCCGCGGCGACGCGCGCCGTCGCCGCCCGCGCCGAACGCCTCGACCCGGTGCTCGCCACCACGGCATTCATTCGCGAAGACCGGGAAGGCAAGGTGTTCCTGGACTCCACCCGCTCCGGGGGCGCCACCGTGGTCGCCGCCTACAGCCCCCGCCTCCGCCCCGGCACCCCAGTCTCGTTCCCCGTCGCCTGGGACGACCTCGATCGGGTGAAACCCGCCGACTTCACCGTGCACACCGCGCTGTCCCTGCTGGGCGAGTCAGACCCCTGGGCGACCCAAATGCCCGAGCCGCAACACCTGCCCGCGGACCTGGTCGAAGAAGGCCACACCATCCCGATCGCCCGCGTGCAAGCCATGCACGAAGGAAAACGCCGAGCCCGAGCCCGCCGCGAATAA
- a CDS encoding SRPBCC family protein codes for MRVNDYRFRDVWLVEAPVRPVFAALVDLAAYPEWWPDVRSVRQVADDTAELLCRARLPYELRITMTRVEENERDGRLLVDLGGDLEGSLGCLLSAQDGGTRLDITQHVVVHKPLLRLLSPVAAPVFRANHALMMRRGRRGLAERVGAVTGR; via the coding sequence GTGCGGGTGAACGACTACCGGTTTCGCGACGTCTGGCTGGTGGAGGCTCCGGTGCGGCCGGTGTTCGCCGCACTGGTCGACCTCGCTGCCTATCCCGAGTGGTGGCCGGATGTGCGATCGGTGCGGCAGGTGGCCGACGACACCGCGGAGCTCCTCTGCCGCGCGCGGCTGCCGTACGAGCTCAGGATCACCATGACCAGGGTCGAGGAGAACGAGCGCGACGGCAGGCTGCTGGTGGACCTCGGCGGGGATCTCGAGGGTTCGCTCGGCTGCCTGCTCTCCGCCCAGGACGGCGGCACCCGGCTGGACATCACCCAGCACGTGGTGGTGCACAAACCGCTGCTGCGGCTGCTGTCGCCGGTGGCGGCGCCGGTGTTCCGGGCGAACCACGCGCTGATGATGCGCCGCGGCCGCCGTGGCCTCGCCGAACGGGTGGGCGCGGTCACCGGAAGGTGA
- a CDS encoding UvrD-helicase domain-containing protein translates to MFEGLLVRTSQSWSLLLRRALPAKDSTRADAFLFGPTGVYAVIVAEQPPDVSAAQAIRRHAEERLAGIRDHRGQLLAGSAVHLVLVTAGRTTVNSHRNDRPYWAVDETKLNELFKRDLAHLNRRQITAITEQAAPRLADYLRLTVPKPERAPEPDGLLLAEDLTADQVAAAQTRSFDSWLTFLHPQQLAIVTRRYNGPARISGPAGTGKTVVLLHRLRHLARHAPGPLLLTTFVKNLPPVTEASFRRLAPEVADRVEFLNLHAWLGRFLTARGHRLNVNSSQIRTAFSRAWSLHREVLEPIVPHQEYCWTEVDRVIKGRGITSFEEYVGISRRGRGRLAPRHKELIWQLYLTYQEKLAERDLHDYNDMVSVAHTELSERPLDEPYAAVAVDEVQDITLTGLRFLRELAGDGPDRLLLVGDGQQQVYPGGWRLSDAGIPIQGRGEVLRVNYRNRAEVLAFAQRFDADNEVDDLDGASGVALLDVESVNSGGTTLSWRGPAADLGAALRTRLEQLSVPLGQTALVVFHHRDLSLCTKPLREAGIPMTLLENYRGETDDRLKVGTVHRAKGLDFQAVLVVDVPDKSVENEQEARELRSRQRLVAATRARDFLWWGVVAETELDRKPEPPPAVVECVHEMPIEWCGTCKKPPRGVLPRGYRTRGGNAYHNDQHCNWLRKGQSRSQRQGKNVHDKVPVAWAAVRPGELEPCEFCCSPEWLKRHGH, encoded by the coding sequence GTGTTCGAAGGGCTGCTTGTCCGGACCTCGCAAAGCTGGTCACTTTTGCTGCGACGCGCTCTTCCCGCGAAAGACAGCACCAGAGCCGATGCGTTCCTGTTCGGCCCGACTGGCGTATACGCCGTGATCGTCGCCGAGCAACCGCCTGACGTGTCCGCGGCCCAGGCGATACGCCGCCACGCCGAGGAGCGACTGGCCGGTATCCGCGATCATCGAGGCCAACTCCTCGCCGGCAGCGCCGTGCACCTGGTTCTTGTCACGGCCGGCCGGACCACCGTGAATTCGCACCGGAACGATCGGCCGTATTGGGCGGTGGACGAAACGAAGCTGAACGAACTTTTCAAGCGAGACCTGGCCCATCTCAATCGCAGGCAGATCACCGCGATCACCGAGCAGGCAGCGCCACGCCTCGCTGACTACCTTCGATTGACGGTCCCCAAACCGGAACGCGCGCCCGAGCCGGACGGGCTCCTCCTCGCCGAAGATCTCACCGCGGACCAGGTGGCAGCCGCCCAAACCCGGTCCTTCGATTCCTGGCTGACCTTCCTGCACCCCCAGCAGCTGGCGATCGTGACCCGGAGGTACAACGGCCCGGCCCGGATCAGCGGGCCGGCGGGCACCGGCAAGACCGTTGTCCTGCTGCACCGGCTCCGACACTTGGCGAGGCATGCGCCGGGTCCGCTGTTGCTCACGACCTTCGTGAAGAACCTCCCTCCGGTCACCGAAGCTTCCTTCCGGCGCCTGGCGCCGGAGGTCGCGGACCGGGTGGAGTTCCTCAACCTGCACGCCTGGCTGGGCAGGTTCCTGACCGCCCGCGGCCATCGGCTCAACGTCAACTCCTCCCAGATCCGAACCGCCTTTTCCCGTGCCTGGTCACTCCACCGTGAAGTACTGGAGCCGATCGTTCCCCACCAGGAGTACTGCTGGACCGAAGTGGACCGGGTCATCAAGGGCCGTGGTATCACCTCGTTCGAGGAATACGTAGGTATCTCACGGCGGGGTCGCGGGCGCCTGGCCCCGCGGCACAAAGAACTGATCTGGCAGCTTTACCTGACCTACCAGGAGAAACTGGCCGAACGCGATCTTCACGACTACAACGACATGGTCAGCGTCGCGCACACCGAATTATCGGAACGGCCGCTGGACGAGCCGTACGCCGCGGTGGCGGTGGACGAGGTCCAGGACATAACGCTGACCGGCTTGCGGTTCCTCCGCGAGCTCGCCGGGGACGGCCCCGATCGGCTGTTGCTGGTCGGCGATGGACAGCAGCAGGTGTACCCGGGCGGCTGGCGCCTTTCCGACGCCGGGATCCCCATCCAGGGACGCGGCGAGGTGCTGCGGGTCAACTACCGCAACCGGGCCGAAGTGCTGGCTTTCGCCCAGCGCTTCGACGCGGACAACGAAGTCGACGACCTCGACGGCGCGAGCGGGGTCGCTCTGCTGGACGTCGAATCGGTGAATTCAGGTGGCACCACGCTGTCCTGGCGCGGCCCGGCAGCCGACCTCGGAGCAGCGTTGCGCACCCGGCTCGAGCAGCTTTCCGTGCCACTCGGGCAAACCGCACTCGTGGTGTTCCACCATCGGGACTTGTCACTGTGCACCAAACCGTTGCGTGAGGCCGGGATCCCCATGACCCTGCTGGAGAACTACCGCGGGGAAACGGATGACCGGTTGAAGGTCGGGACGGTGCACCGGGCCAAGGGACTGGACTTCCAAGCCGTTCTGGTCGTCGATGTCCCGGACAAATCGGTCGAGAACGAGCAGGAAGCCCGTGAGCTGCGCAGCCGACAGCGCCTTGTCGCCGCGACCCGCGCACGCGACTTCCTCTGGTGGGGTGTCGTTGCGGAAACCGAGCTCGATCGAAAGCCCGAACCGCCCCCGGCCGTGGTGGAGTGCGTGCACGAGATGCCGATCGAGTGGTGCGGGACCTGCAAGAAGCCCCCACGCGGAGTCCTGCCTCGGGGCTACCGGACGCGGGGCGGCAACGCCTACCACAACGATCAGCACTGCAACTGGCTCCGAAAGGGCCAAAGCCGGTCACAGCGCCAAGGCAAGAACGTGCACGACAAGGTCCCGGTCGCTTGGGCGGCGGTACGGCCAGGCGAACTCGAGCCCTGTGAATTCTGCTGCAGTCCCGAGTGGCTGAAGCGGCACGGGCACTGA